DNA sequence from the Coturnix japonica isolate 7356 chromosome 3, Coturnix japonica 2.1, whole genome shotgun sequence genome:
gCTGTGGCCTTTCCTCAGCTCCGGGCTGGCAAACCCAGGGCCCTCAGGCACTACTCACACACGTTGCCCTACAGACCCTtcatcttcatagccctcctttggacacttTCTCATAGTTCTATGTCCTTACGTTGTGGCATCCAaacctgcacccagtgctggaggctgcaggaggcagccagGAAAGCAGGGCCTGGCCAGCATCGGGCTGTATGTGACTCCAGCCTTCTTTTGCCTTTGTGCCAGCGCTGGGAGTGGCAGGAAGTTTCAGCAGTGAGTGAACTGCTGCACGAACTCAGAAGTCGCTCAAAAAGAGAGCTGCTAAATGCTTAACACATTGTAAACTTCAAGAGGGAACAAACAAAGGCAAGTGTAGGAAACCTGTTGTGCAGTCATTCACGCTGGGTGCTTTCTGTCCTTGCACACAAGCTACCTTACAGCAGgtttttgttccatttcctgCTGCAGTAGACGGTCTTTGATCTGCAGAATCACTTAGGAGCTAAGTTGCTGAAATCGAAACTATTTTCACACATACATAGAAAAATACTATGACGTGGTAGTCCAGGGAAGATGCAGTTTTTACATTGAACAGTGATGGTGGAACACACAAGGATCTGGAAGTCCTTGCTCCAGGAGTTACCTCTCCCATAGCTGGGATCAGACAAGCCCTTACTGGGACACCTATGGTTACTGATATGGCTTATAAAAGCAGGTATTTCTTTCCTGGTCTGCACCTGGCTTTAGTTTATGTTACATTAGCCTACATTAACTCTTCCAGAGCTCTTTGCTTACAGTTTCCCCTAAGTTCTAACAAAAACTCTCATTGGATGTGTGGAGATCTGTGCTTGGAGCAGTGTGGGTGCCTGAGACAAGTTTAAAGTAAGAAGGTTCAGCAGTACCAAGAACTCCCTGAAAGAAGTTGTTAGGTGTAATCATGTGCTTGAAGTACTAATTGCTTACAAGGTGAGCAATATGGGAAAATTtgattctcttttcttccagtccGCCTGTATGTCATTTATGGCACAGGCTGGACCTTCATTTGGACCGCACTGAACTTTCAGCTTTGTGGGGCTGCTGAGTGAAGTTGATAAGATAAGCTCTTGTGttataaaagataaaaggaCTTTTGCCTTTGTGTTAAGAAGGCAATaaaagaggaaggggagaggtAACTAGTAGGACTcacaatgtttttttctgaaggactAGCAGCCGTCTCTGAGTTGTAGAACAGTTCACAAGAGCCCTCTAGAGATGCTGTCTGTCCTTCCATCGAAGCTGTGCAGTAGCAGTGCTCAGTTGGGGCAGATGGGGCTTCATCTAGCAGGATCTTGAAAACCTGCAAGGACAGAGATCACACAGCCTGTCTAGGCAGCCTATTCCCATCCTGTGCTactttcagtaaagaagttcaTCCTAATGGCTgccctccaccagctcaggctgcccagggcctcattCAACCTGGCCctgtgtgcctgcagggatggggcacccacaacttctctgggcagctgtgccagtgcctcaccgccctttaagtaaacaatttcttcctaacatccaacctgaatcttccctctttcagctAAAAGCCATTCcaccttgtcctgtcactatcagactgtgtaaaaagccggtctccctcctgtttacaagctctcttcaagtactggaatgcCACAATGAGGTGTCCTTGGggccttctccaggctaaacaagcccagctccttcagcctgtctttgtaggacagagaggtgctccagcccttttACAATCttcatggcctcctctggacctgctctaatagctccatgtctttcttgtgctgcagccccagatctggatgcagtactccagatggggccttacAGGGGCAGAGTAGACAGGGACGATGACCTCTCTCACCCTGCTGGTCCCctcctcttttgatgcagccccTTGATTTGTTGGCCACCTGCTTCCTGACACAGCCCAGCTTGTGACCGGCCCTGTTTGCAACAAGAACATTGTTTGCTCATATTCAACTTGGCATCCACAGTAAGCACTATCCATATAACAGGGCTGCTGTACGGTTTCCAGCCTCTGTTGTACACTCTTGTATAAGCAGCTTTCCTGTAATAAGATTAATAATTACAGCAATTTATATTCATTCAATTGTTAAATAGTGAGTTGAGCAtctaagaaataaatattagaCAGCAACAACTTGTGCAAGTTAAACGACttatgtattttctctgtttgctctGGGAGACCTCAGAGGAAGAGACTACAATAGAGCAATAAGAATGATTTCTGTACTTACATATCAAAGACCGTAACAGTTAAACATATTACAGAATGCATTTGTGCTCCAGCAGGCATTCTTTCAGGCACGGCCTTTGCAGGAAATGGCCCGTTCACAGGGAAGGGGAGGATCTCAGAAGAGCACAAGGCGGGATTTCAGTGCTGGAGCCGAAAGGCTCCCTGCGATACCTGGCTGCCATAGGAGCCACCTTCTCCAGCGCAGTGAGGTGAAGCGGGTGAAGGTAACCTGGCACTCAGGCCTGCCAGACGCTGAAGGGCTGAGGAAAAGCTGTGGTGGAGGCAGGATGGAGGCCGCGTGCTGCGAGCAGGAGGCGGGCAGGCTGCAAAGCCTCTGGCAGCTCCCGGACATTCCTCAGGCTGGGGCCGCTACTATTGCTAAAGCAGCAGCTTGGCTCAGCCCCGGGATAGTTATGCGGCTCCATGGCTTGGCAGCCTGCcactgcttttctatttttttttttaaagaaacgTTTGTGGAAGGGAAATGAGGGATTCCAAGGGTTTCTTCCAGCAGACTATTGAAACAAATGAGAAGTTTTCAGGAATTAAGTTTGCTTTTATATCTACATAACGCTGCCTTGGAAAGCAGACTACACAGCGCCAAGTACAAGCATCACCATCTCGTTCCACAACAAAACATGAAGATCACACTACTGAAAGCAACTGAGGGGCtggtgggggaagggagagaatgGTCTCCTCCCTAACACAGCCACAGAACAGCAGACACACCAAAATGCTCCGTCTTGATTAGGCTATTAACAACACAGTGTCTACCACATATAGAATATGAGgcttcctttttccttgtatcAAGTGgatccagaagaaaaagactcACTGCATCATCAGCATTAGGTGGATGTCTCAAGAATGCATGCATGGGTGATAGAGGCACGCAAGAGGAAGTATGGCATTCCCAATGGGAGGTGCTGACCTAAGCTCCAGAACACAGGTATGAGAGAAGTGTGGAAGTTAATCTACTGAGCTGGGGGAACTCATTAATGCTTCATTGTTACCCCCCTGAAAAAATCACCCTAACAAAAACCAGAGCCATTTATTAATGACACCAAGTGACCCTTCCTCCACAGCACTCTAGGTCTTGGAATGTGTGGTGACAAACAAAACAGCCTGGAAACTGCAAAATGAACTGAGAAATCAAAGCCATTATCCCCTAAAAATCTCTGCTTGGGAAAAGCTGTAACTGACAACTTCAGGATGACAGTTGTAATTGCCTCTGTTGTCaactaaaacattttaattcttgGCTTTTGAGTCTTTCACAGTTTTTGGCGGCTAAAACATTACATCTGCTATATAGAAGGGTGCTGGAGAGTTGAGGCACTCAGATCACACACAGCTCTATTACAGCTAGCTAGCCCCATTTTACCTCAGCTTTAAATAAGGGAATTCAAACACACTGTCCAGACTGCTGCATATTACAACCTACCCCATTTTTTCTGCTAACATTTGTGTGAAGCATGCACAATTTATATTGTGTACAGTGAAGTAGCATTAGGCTGGTGATCTAAGCAATGCAGATACATCTACGCAGAATTTAACAGCTACTGGCCAAAATCACTAATACTTAAGTTAAGCAGCTGTAGTAGTAACTACAGAAGCACAAAACAAGAGCCAAATAGCACTGGAGATAATCGAatcctgctgttttctcctcGCCATGGTCCCAATACTTAGCTATTTTGAACGATGCCCCTGCATGCATGCTACCTTCTTTCCTGTCAGTACAAAACcacattctcttctttctcaacAGTTGATCTTTGCCAAAGAGTAAACTTTCATCTAGATGCTTTTGTCTTCTGACCTCCCCAACTGAATTATGACCTCACAGCTAAAAGACCCCTGCTTAGGTTGCAGTTCCTTGTCTTACGTCAGATAGGAAAGAACTCAACCATGTATTAAAATAGGAGCGTGCATTAAGTACTCACTCAGTTTCCTATAGTCACTCCAGGGGCTTTATGAGGCAACACTTCCTACCTGATCCAAAGAGAAGGAACACATCTCCCATCATGACACAAAATTAGGAGCAACATTTTCTCCTGTGAATTCTAGCTAAATAAAAGTCAAATTCCAAGCCTGAACTTTCCAGTGAAGATAATGTTACACTGTGCTAACTCAAGGTCTCTGAGGGCTTTTTAATACGAACAACTGAATTGAAAGTTCTCCATAAAACTTATCTTCATTCTTTCACTTCctccagaagaaacaaaaggaatagGGTACAaatagaaatgggaaagaatgtgaatttgttttcttcttgtacGAGGCAAATCCATCAAGTGTAGAAGTTCAATTATCTTTGTATTAGCAGCATGTTGGTTTAATACTCTGGAGTACTCCCAAGTTAATAGAGACATGCTGCTGCTTACAGCTGGTATTAGATGAACTGCTGACCATCACCACTTATAAATCACATCAACTGCTGTTCTACCAACTGTAACAAAAGGTCTTAAAAATCTTCTttagtgaaattaaaaaatgttacaTAAACAGGCGAGATTCCTCCTCGGgtgtttttattcttaattttgcACAGATGGAAATTCAGCTTCACAGTCTTGATATATCATCTGAAGTTACAGAATCTACCAGTATCTTCCACTTTGCACAAGTAAAGCACTCACCTACTGCTTAAATATTCCTGTTTTCCAAATGCCGCCTttagcagcagcactgcaagatGCATTTACTCAGAAcagctgatgaaaataaaatatcttgcATTTAAACGAGATGAAATTAcaactttgctttgtttgtaaaTCCCCAAATGTTGTCATTAATTCTCTGAGACTGTGCAACGCAGCATCAGCTCCCAAATGTTTAACAAGTCAAAAGCAAGGAGGTCAGTGCTAACTGTGTATATAGTCACATACATACGTGAAACTAAGACAGGCTTATATACAGATTTAATAGACTCACTCTGAATTTCTTACTTAAGTCTTCCAGGAAAACCAACATGATTCATACAGTTTCAGTTATCTCACCTACTTACAGGGCACACTGCCATTTTTGGACCACCTCAATGCTGTATTACACCACACACGTAGATTCCCCTATAGCAGGGCTATGAATTGCTTCTTTCATCgcttgtttggtgtttttttggaTCTAAAGAACTGCcttcaaataacattttgtttctcattccTTCTCTAAGCATTCTTTGCCGAATCCTCTGTTGGGCTAAATTGTACCTGCAGTAAAACCTAGAAAAAGAGACACAAAAAATATGGGATTCACTGCTTTATGTGTATGACAGTATCAAATCAGTGCTACTCAGCCAGCTGAAAACTTGAAACCACACACAATATTAGCAAACTTCATCATGAAATAAGGCATAAAGAAAACACTAAGGTACCTGATACTTCTTTAAGGCGAACATTACTCAGCCAGTGAGAAAGAGAATATACAGTATACGATTCCAATGGAAAATTCTTCGTTTTACAGTTTTGACCTTAGCCTCATGAACATTTACTCTGCTGCCTTTATGATcaggacagaagaaaagcagcaacttgtttttttctttgtttgttttccttagcaTATACAAATACGAATTCAAAggcattttttcccttaaaaattATCTGGGGGAGAAAATTAGATAGTTTGCTAGGCAGGTTATTTTTGGTGTTTCAGAACCAGTGGGTAAGGTCACACAAGGATTGCACTGTACAAAGCAGCCAACAAAGGTCTGCCAAAATTCAAGGAGCATTTTACATACCAGTATCCTAACATCGTGCAAATAAAGCCACCAACTGCAAAGTCACAAGATCTTCTAACTCTACCTGAAACAGAGACgaaaatgcttaaaagaaatcagagaaataGCTTGGGTGACTTCCCACTATTCATAAAGCCTAACAGAAAATACGAATGAATTTATCTTTACAAATTAACACGTGGGAAGATACAGAAAGTGTGAGTACTTACTAGTTGCTAAAAAGTGTCCAAGACCCAAAACTAAAGATCCCAGAGAGCCATACAGCACTGATTCTCGTGCACACGGGACATTTTTAACATCCAGAAATCCAAGGAGTTTGAAGGACtgtaaggagaaagaaaacaaacaacccataCAAGTTaatatttcaatgaaaaaaaatgacttttgtAGAAGCCTGCTGTGCTAATTTCATAGTAAAACTGATTCACctacttcatttcttcctttatattccccctcccccccagaaagggaaggaaaaaaaaccaaagaaacccAGTTCTTTTGCCCAAAACCAACCTACATCAGGTCAAACGGGTACGGTCACAACCAACCAGGTAAGGTTATGCTGTGtcattttaataactgaaagagtagatgtgtttaaaagttaattttaaaaaagtgaaagaaattacTGGAAAAGATGCAGATACCAGATAATCTTATActgaataaagaataaaaacaacattcttATCCTAATCCAACTATAGACACAGGCTGTTCAGGTAAATTTATGTGTATACCACACATGGACTCTTAGATGAGCCTACTGGTAAGAATTACTCAAATTAAGCCATACGCTCTCTCCAGTTATAACCTACACTGGCTTTTACGTGTCAATTTAACCTTCAAATGGCAATTACACGTGGTATTCATAAACACAACTGTGAACTgacaaatctttttttaatttcacagatGCCTACACTGGCTTCAGCACATTCTAAGTCTCCTAACTTGAATGCCACTCATATATCCCACCTGACAGAGAACATCACACAACCAGGAATGGGAAACTAACTCTATACAGGCCTCCAAGCAACACAGTCAGAACTAAGGTTTGtggctgcccacagaggttgCAGATGCCCCCTCAGTGGAAGCAtgtgaggccaggctggatggggctctgagcaacgTGCTTTGGTGCAACCTATAGCAAGGGGGGTGTATCTAGGTGATCTTAAGGGCTccttccatcccaaaccatcctatgattctatcaaCTAGAACTGATCTGCTCTTCGTTCTTCTCATTCACCTGCTAGATTCTGAAGATGGAACACTGCAGAAAGCCACGTGGGAAGGGCCGACAGCTCTGGAAGCAGGTCAGCATCACTGTGACATGTGTGTGGCTGTACTTACAGGGACACGGGCATGTGCCAGCAGCTGGATTTGTGGGCGGGAAGGGAATCCCCACCAATAACTGTACCTGTGTCCTCTGTGGACAGCCATCAGCTGTTCAATGTAATCCCTGCATACAAGCGAGACAGAAGGGATTTGGTCTATATCGGTCTAATCTCCTAATGAATCATTTCAAGCAGTCCCTCGTGGAGGAGGTCATGCCATACACCGCTGTTGTTGGCGAGGAAGGTACAGTGCTCCATCTGTGCTAAATGAGGCACCCTGTTAAAATAGGCCTTCACCTGCTGCCGGACTGAAATCATCTGCTGCGGCTGCAGCCACTGCTAACTAACTGCTGGGGTACAGGAGCTCGAGTGGCACGGCTGATTCACACACAGAAGGCCCGGCAGAAGAGCAcgcaaaataataataacaaaaaataataataataataataattaaaaaaatcaaacaaataaacaccccccccccacacacacaatGCAGTCCTTCCCAACCTGGCTCCATTCAGCCCCCCACTCCGCCCTGATCCCCACGTCCTGCTCCACAACCGCTTGCTCAGCGCTCAGTGCCCGGGCAGCCCTGAGCCGAGAGCCGGCAGCACAGCGGAGCGAGGCGACAAGCACCCCCCGCTCTCCATTACCTTCTCCGGCTCAGAGTCGCCCTCCCCCGCCATGCTGCGACAGCGCCGCGCACCACCGAGAGCGGGCTGGGGCCGCGTAGAGCAGACCGGGGAGCGGCCGCTCTATCCGCCGCGTCTCTATGGTGCCCGCGCGGGGAGCGGGGGCGGGCGAAAGCGCGGGCGCCATTTTAGGTGCAGCGCCGAGATTCCAGCAAAATCCTTTGTTCGCTGAAATGGGTCACGGAGCTGGGGGCGCGCGCGCGTGCACGCAGCAAGAGGGCGGGGGCACGGGGGCGCGCAGCGGGAGGGGAAGGGAGCGAGCGCGGCTATGGCGAACGGCCCGGCCTGCACTGTAGTGCGGCTCTGCACAGTGCGGATGGCGGCTGAGCCACACACACACCGTGCACAACGTGCGCAGGGCAGCCCGCTCTCGCTGCTAGTACTAGCACTACTAGTGCTACTAGCTCTGCTAGCGCTTCCTAGCGCAGTTCTGCCGCTGCCTACGCTGCTGCCCGAGCTGTGGTGGTTGGTGGCACCGCGTAGCGCCCAGCCAACTGCCCTCAGCGGGCAGATCGCTTTTTGCTCATGTTTGTAATattcccagcagctctcacagcCCTGCATTGTTCCTCGGCCCTTTATGCAGAGGGAGAGTGACGCGGCTCCTCGTGCCTCCCCCCCGCCTTGGCCGTACCATAAATCCTCGAGTAGAGGCTCCCCCCGTCCCGCCGCCTCAGGCCCGGCCGCCtgaaggagcagggcagggctgagGAGTACGTAGCAAACGCTTCTTGGGAGCTGTAATGGATTTTAAATCTTAGTTTGTTAAATCTTAGTTTATTCCTTGTGGTAGAAATGCCGCTTACAACACCGGcggccctgggttcgaatcccccctgtggcacaagtggtagaagtgccgctctgctacacagaggctcgaatcccgggggttggactcgatgatctctaaggtcccttccaacccacaaTATTATCTATTATTCCAGTGACTCAAAACAGAAGTCTTAGTCTGCCAGCTGATAAAATTGGATGTTAACATTGTATTCTTACTAGACCATAAATACAGTTTGTTACAATTTCAGTCAATTCCGATGAATTCAAAGTATCCAAAGTATGAagaactttattattatttatatccTGTCTGCAATAAGAGTTAAATGAGTCTATCTTGACTCAGTATTGCTTGGCAAAGAGTGCCAACATTATTTACTTGCAGTGACAACAAATGAGCGTGTGCAGGAGCGCGGTAGCTGCATTTATGAGGGTACAGGAAATGTGAAAGCTGCTGAAATATGCCCTCTGCCTCGCCAAAATCATCTGCTGCAAGGGCTGCACTGAGCTTTGCCTAAACACTGGTACTGCTGACCCAGCAGAGGCACATCCCAGAGCATCTCTGCCCTTGTACCATGCAAGCGAGTCCTACATGGAGGGGGGGATTGat
Encoded proteins:
- the LOC107311283 gene encoding cytochrome c oxidase assembly protein COX20, mitochondrial produces the protein MAGEGDSEPEKSFKLLGFLDVKNVPCARESVLYGSLGSLVLGLGHFLATSRVRRSCDFAVGGFICTMLGYWFYCRYNLAQQRIRQRMLREGMRNKMLFEGSSLDPKKHQTSDERSNS